A genomic window from Treponema maltophilum ATCC 51939 includes:
- the ilvC gene encoding ketol-acid reductoisomerase — MEKKNYFNALPWREALLQLGHCRFMERSEFEKGADVLQNKKIVIVGCGAQGLNQGLNLRDSGLNISYALRKEAIAEKRASWKNATDNGFTVGTYEELIPDADVVGNLTPDKQHSSVLAKVLPLMKKGSVLWYSHGFNIVEEGMRIRPDITVVMMAPKGPGSELRTEYVRGFGIPTLIAVHAENDPEHKGLENAKALAFATGASRAGVLESSFIAEVKSDLMGEQTILCGVLQSGSLLCFDKMVKEGIEPGYAAKLVQYGWETLSEAMKWGGVTGMMNRLSNPAKLKAHALSKELKTIMSDLYKKQMDDIISGVFSATMMQDWADNDAYLLKWREETGKTAFERTDACQTPIREQEYFDKGILMAAILKAGVELAFETMTDAGIKAESAYYESLHEVPLIANLISRKKLYEMNKVISDTAEYGCYLFDNRCRPLLADFMSRQKLDVIGKGLDLVDTEVDNAELTAVNAEIQEHPVEIVGKKLRAYMTSMKALAKRG, encoded by the coding sequence ATGGAAAAAAAGAATTATTTTAATGCGCTTCCGTGGCGGGAAGCTTTGCTGCAATTGGGACACTGCCGTTTTATGGAACGAAGCGAGTTCGAAAAGGGTGCGGACGTTTTACAAAATAAAAAAATCGTTATTGTCGGCTGCGGCGCTCAGGGACTGAACCAAGGACTTAACCTGCGCGACAGCGGCTTGAACATAAGCTATGCGCTGCGCAAAGAAGCCATTGCCGAAAAGCGGGCAAGTTGGAAAAACGCAACGGACAACGGCTTTACGGTCGGAACCTACGAAGAACTGATTCCCGATGCGGATGTCGTCGGCAACTTAACGCCGGACAAACAGCATTCGTCCGTGCTCGCCAAAGTTCTTCCCCTTATGAAAAAGGGGTCGGTTTTGTGGTACAGTCACGGCTTCAATATTGTTGAAGAAGGCATGCGCATACGGCCCGACATTACCGTCGTTATGATGGCGCCCAAGGGCCCCGGTTCGGAACTGCGCACGGAATACGTCAGAGGCTTCGGCATTCCGACGCTCATCGCCGTGCACGCCGAAAACGATCCGGAACACAAGGGCTTGGAAAACGCAAAAGCCCTCGCCTTTGCAACCGGAGCAAGCCGCGCGGGCGTTTTGGAATCGTCGTTTATCGCCGAAGTAAAGTCGGATTTAATGGGCGAGCAAACCATTTTGTGCGGCGTGCTGCAATCGGGCAGCCTTTTGTGCTTCGATAAAATGGTAAAAGAAGGAATCGAACCCGGCTATGCGGCAAAATTAGTGCAGTACGGCTGGGAAACCCTTTCCGAAGCGATGAAGTGGGGCGGCGTTACCGGCATGATGAACCGGCTTTCGAATCCGGCAAAACTTAAAGCTCACGCGCTGAGCAAAGAATTAAAGACGATTATGTCCGATTTGTATAAAAAGCAAATGGACGATATTATAAGCGGCGTTTTCAGCGCAACGATGATGCAAGACTGGGCCGATAACGACGCCTATCTTTTAAAGTGGCGCGAAGAAACGGGAAAAACCGCATTCGAGCGCACGGATGCCTGCCAAACACCGATCCGCGAGCAGGAATATTTCGACAAAGGCATATTGATGGCGGCAATTCTTAAAGCCGGCGTCGAGCTTGCCTTTGAAACGATGACCGATGCGGGCATAAAGGCCGAAAGCGCTTACTACGAGAGCCTGCACGAAGTTCCGCTTATCGCGAACCTTATCAGCCGCAAAAAGCTGTACGAAATGAATAAGGTGATTTCGGACACGGCCGAATACGGCTGCTATCTGTTCGACAACAGGTGCCGTCCGCTGCTTGCCGATTTTATGTCGCGCCAAAAACTCGACGTTATCGGCAAAGGGCTCGACCTCGTCGATACCGAAGTGGACAATGCGGAATTGACGGCGGTCAATGCGGAAATTCAGGAACATCCGGTTGAAATAGTCGGCAAAAAACTCCGCGCCTATATGACGTCGATGAAAGCCCTGGCGAAAAGAGGGTAA
- the tpiA gene encoding triose-phosphate isomerase has product MRKYYIAGNWKMNKTKPEAVALAEGLVKALKDGKNKYMIAPSFTNLDAVAQVVKGTNILLGAQNMSTEESGAHTGEVSVLMLKDLGVQAVILGHSERRHIYKEDDEMINKKVKLALKHGLEVILCIGELLEERQAGKAEKVCEEQTRKGLAGVSADELKKVTIAYEPVWAIGTGKTATADDAEAIHLYVRNIIADMYGKAAADEIIIQYGGSMKAENAAGLLAKPDVDGGLIGGASLKVETFEPICKTY; this is encoded by the coding sequence ATGAGAAAATACTATATCGCCGGAAACTGGAAGATGAACAAAACCAAACCGGAAGCGGTAGCCCTTGCCGAAGGCTTGGTAAAGGCGCTTAAAGACGGAAAAAACAAATATATGATAGCACCGTCGTTTACGAACCTTGACGCCGTCGCTCAGGTTGTAAAAGGTACAAATATTTTACTCGGTGCGCAAAACATGTCTACCGAAGAATCGGGCGCTCATACCGGAGAAGTTTCCGTATTGATGCTGAAAGACTTGGGCGTGCAGGCCGTTATTTTGGGGCACTCCGAACGCCGTCATATCTATAAAGAAGACGATGAAATGATCAATAAAAAAGTCAAACTCGCTTTAAAGCACGGTTTGGAAGTGATTTTGTGCATCGGCGAATTACTCGAAGAGCGTCAGGCAGGCAAAGCCGAAAAGGTGTGCGAAGAACAAACGCGCAAGGGGCTTGCCGGCGTAAGCGCGGACGAGCTTAAAAAGGTTACGATTGCGTACGAGCCGGTATGGGCGATCGGTACGGGAAAAACCGCAACCGCCGACGATGCCGAAGCAATCCACTTGTATGTGCGCAACATTATCGCCGATATGTACGGCAAAGCAGCCGCCGATGAAATCATTATTCAATACGGCGGTTCAATGAAAGCGGAAAACGCTGCAGGGCTTTTGGCAAAACCGGATGTCGACGGCGGCCTTATCGGCGGTGCGTCCCTTAAAGTTGAAACGTTCGAGCCTATCTGCAAAACATATTAA
- the pta gene encoding phosphate acetyltransferase, with translation MNFVEVMKKKAGALQNRLVLPEGTEERTVAAAAQIIKEKLAASVTLLGNKADIEKVAAAKGVSLAGINIIDPENSEWHDDFAAVYCELRAKKGMTMEQAHVDMKNALRFGAMMVRKNKADAMVAGALSATADVLRAGLTIIGTAPGMKTASSCFVMDMHNPKWGADGIMIFSDCAVVPCPTSEQLADIAGAAAESCRTMLGVEPVVAMMSFSTKGSGGKDENVLRVQEGVRIAKEKFPSLCLDGEIQADAALIPSVTEKKAPGSPITGKVNTLIFPDLGAGNIGYKLVQRLAGADAFGPILQGFASPISDLSRGCSVEDIVITSAVTLVQAGKKN, from the coding sequence ATGAATTTTGTCGAAGTTATGAAAAAGAAAGCCGGTGCACTGCAAAACCGGCTCGTATTGCCCGAAGGCACTGAAGAGCGCACGGTCGCGGCCGCCGCTCAAATTATAAAAGAAAAACTTGCCGCTTCGGTAACGCTTCTCGGAAATAAAGCGGACATAGAAAAAGTCGCCGCAGCAAAAGGCGTTTCGCTTGCGGGCATAAATATCATAGACCCCGAAAACTCCGAATGGCACGACGATTTTGCCGCCGTATACTGCGAACTGCGCGCAAAAAAAGGCATGACGATGGAACAAGCGCACGTCGATATGAAAAACGCGCTCCGTTTCGGCGCCATGATGGTGCGTAAAAACAAAGCCGATGCGATGGTAGCCGGTGCGCTTTCGGCAACCGCCGACGTTCTGCGCGCGGGCCTCACGATTATCGGAACGGCGCCGGGCATGAAAACCGCGTCCTCATGCTTTGTTATGGACATGCACAATCCCAAATGGGGCGCCGACGGTATTATGATTTTTTCCGACTGTGCGGTCGTCCCCTGCCCCACGTCCGAACAGCTTGCCGATATAGCGGGCGCTGCGGCCGAATCGTGCCGCACCATGCTCGGCGTTGAACCGGTTGTCGCCATGATGTCGTTCAGCACCAAGGGCTCCGGCGGCAAAGACGAAAACGTTTTGCGCGTGCAGGAAGGCGTGCGCATCGCAAAAGAAAAGTTCCCTTCATTGTGCCTCGACGGAGAAATCCAAGCCGACGCAGCCCTCATCCCCTCGGTTACCGAAAAAAAAGCGCCGGGAAGCCCCATTACCGGCAAAGTCAATACGCTCATCTTCCCCGATTTGGGCGCGGGAAACATCGGCTACAAATTGGTACAGCGCTTGGCCGGAGCCGACGCGTTCGGCCCGATTTTGCAGGGCTTTGCTTCTCCGATCAGCGACCTGTCGCGCGGCTGCTCGGTCGAAGACATCGTCATCACCTCGGCCGTTACCTTAGTGCAGGCGGGCAAAAAGAACTGA
- a CDS encoding MATE family efflux transporter encodes MLVFNARSAIGKQSVLGELPSDKVLFADTLRMAWPAIVESFLSALISLVDTVMVSALGSYAIAAVGLTSQPRYLCLTVFFSISIAVSALTARRKGEGNRDEANRVLVQSLVITFFVSAAVTVLAFVFTEPILRFAGSQKDTHDYSTEYFRIIIASLVLQAFTFVVNAAQRGAGNTKIAMKTNLLSNGVNIVFNFLLIEGRFGFPALGVKGAAIASVIGFGAGFVLSAASVLKSQGYLFLFYRNNSLRFDSRILSGLYKVGSGALIEQAFLRIGFFLYAIVVANLGTAAFAAHQIGMNILSISFAIGDGLSVAGVALVGQSLGKKRADLAKIYASFCRRMGLLCSLCIALIYSTLGRDIYRIFSSDADILFYGSIIMKIIAVTVVLQVAQVINLGCLRGAGDTRYTAVVSLISVAIIRPLSGWLLVYPLHFGLTGAWLGLLLDQFVRFFLTWLRFKSGKWQKIEI; translated from the coding sequence ATGTTAGTGTTCAACGCGCGGTCGGCAATCGGAAAGCAAAGCGTACTCGGCGAACTTCCTTCCGACAAGGTTTTGTTTGCCGACACCTTGCGCATGGCATGGCCGGCCATAGTCGAATCGTTTTTATCCGCTTTGATTTCCCTTGTCGATACCGTTATGGTAAGCGCGCTCGGAAGCTATGCCATCGCGGCCGTCGGGCTTACTTCCCAGCCGCGATATTTGTGTCTCACGGTGTTTTTTTCGATAAGCATTGCGGTAAGCGCTTTAACCGCGCGGCGCAAAGGCGAGGGCAATCGGGATGAAGCGAACCGCGTACTCGTGCAGTCGCTGGTGATTACATTTTTTGTATCGGCCGCGGTAACGGTTCTTGCCTTTGTGTTTACCGAACCGATTTTGCGCTTTGCCGGAAGCCAAAAAGACACGCACGACTATTCAACCGAATATTTTCGCATAATCATCGCCTCCCTTGTGCTGCAAGCTTTTACCTTTGTCGTCAACGCGGCGCAAAGAGGGGCGGGCAATACGAAGATTGCGATGAAAACGAATTTGCTTTCGAACGGCGTCAATATCGTGTTTAACTTTTTGCTGATTGAGGGGCGCTTCGGCTTTCCCGCCCTCGGCGTAAAGGGGGCGGCGATCGCTTCGGTTATCGGCTTCGGTGCGGGCTTTGTTCTTTCGGCGGCTTCGGTCCTTAAATCGCAGGGCTATCTTTTTTTGTTTTACCGGAACAACAGCCTGCGCTTCGACAGCCGCATTTTATCGGGTTTGTACAAGGTCGGCTCGGGCGCTTTGATCGAGCAGGCGTTTTTGCGCATCGGCTTTTTTTTATACGCAATCGTCGTCGCCAATTTGGGAACGGCCGCCTTTGCCGCGCATCAAATCGGCATGAATATTTTAAGCATATCGTTTGCAATCGGCGACGGACTTTCGGTTGCCGGCGTCGCCCTTGTCGGACAAAGCTTGGGAAAAAAGAGAGCCGACCTTGCAAAAATATATGCAAGCTTTTGCCGGCGCATGGGCTTATTGTGTTCGCTATGTATTGCGCTTATCTACAGCACGCTCGGGCGCGACATATACCGGATTTTTTCATCGGACGCCGACATTCTGTTTTACGGCAGCATTATCATGAAAATTATCGCCGTTACCGTCGTTTTGCAGGTTGCGCAGGTTATCAATTTGGGCTGCCTACGCGGTGCCGGCGACACGCGCTATACCGCGGTCGTTTCGCTTATAAGCGTTGCGATAATCCGTCCGCTTTCCGGCTGGCTTTTAGTGTACCCGCTGCACTTCGGCCTTACCGGCGCATGGCTGGGCCTTTTACTCGATCAGTTTGTGCGCTTTTTCCTCACATGGCTGCGTTTCAAAAGCGGCAAGTGGCAAAAGATTGAGATATAA
- a CDS encoding DUF362 domain-containing protein, with translation MAYKITEACVNCGACEGECPVSAISEAESARVIDAAACVDCGSCASVCPTEAIIQG, from the coding sequence ATGGCATACAAAATCACCGAAGCGTGTGTAAACTGCGGAGCTTGCGAAGGGGAATGTCCCGTAAGCGCAATATCCGAAGCCGAATCGGCACGCGTAATCGACGCGGCGGCCTGCGTGGACTGCGGTTCCTGCGCAAGCGTTTGCCCGACCGAAGCGATCATTCAGGGATAA
- a CDS encoding M23 family metallopeptidase, producing MNKKVLQCAAALLFAAVRFAAQESFYPHIQTLNSSDPLFKQYSQEVQENYRMIVQGEALQTSFYTYAAKKDDDLLNIAARCNIPYETIALVNNLAFMDSSLADKMLYLSTCPGLFIAEKPITPLEFILKTRYPESKQYGTYTVNGSSYFFVPDERLNPTERFFFADSSMTSPLAKGVISSSFGTRISPITGRKTFHGGIDIAAAPGSPVFACKSGIVAFTGKDDRYGNYVILQHENNTQSLYAHLQTVLVQKGQPAVKGKQIGTVGSSGMSTGPHLHFEIRVGGRAKDPSSLIRKFLQEY from the coding sequence ATGAACAAAAAAGTTTTACAGTGCGCCGCCGCTTTGCTTTTCGCGGCGGTACGGTTTGCGGCGCAAGAATCGTTTTATCCGCACATACAGACGCTCAATTCGTCTGATCCCCTCTTTAAACAATACAGTCAGGAAGTGCAGGAAAATTACCGCATGATTGTGCAAGGCGAAGCGCTTCAAACTTCTTTCTATACATACGCGGCAAAAAAAGACGACGACCTTTTAAACATAGCGGCCAGATGCAATATTCCGTACGAAACAATAGCACTCGTAAACAATCTGGCATTTATGGATTCTTCCCTTGCGGACAAGATGCTCTATCTTTCGACCTGCCCCGGTTTGTTCATCGCCGAAAAACCGATTACACCGCTTGAGTTTATTTTAAAAACGCGCTATCCTGAAAGTAAGCAGTATGGGACGTATACCGTAAACGGCTCTTCTTATTTTTTTGTACCCGACGAGCGGTTAAATCCCACGGAGCGTTTTTTCTTTGCCGATTCGAGCATGACCTCTCCTTTGGCAAAGGGAGTTATTTCGTCTTCGTTCGGAACGCGCATAAGCCCGATTACGGGACGCAAAACTTTCCACGGCGGCATAGATATTGCGGCCGCACCGGGGAGCCCCGTTTTTGCGTGCAAGTCGGGCATTGTCGCTTTTACGGGCAAGGACGATCGCTACGGCAACTACGTTATTTTGCAACACGAAAACAATACGCAAAGTTTGTACGCCCATTTGCAAACCGTCCTTGTGCAAAAAGGACAGCCGGCGGTTAAGGGCAAGCAGATAGGAACGGTGGGAAGCAGCGGTATGTCGACCGGGCCCCATTTGCATTTTGAAATCCGAGTCGGAGGCAGGGCTAAAGATCCTTCATCTTTAATCAGAAAGTTTTTGCAGGAATACTGA
- a CDS encoding penicillin-binding protein 1A — protein MRKNKVVIILLCALSVVLPVLFGAGLGALLGMTQNIKNNEHFTEFTNALPTRLLDINGELITEFASDEKREMITLNELPQHLIDALITREDNIFFKHAGFSIKSIVRAFAGKLLHRQMGGGSTLTQQIAGTLYTDRTAITYTRKIKELWWAIQMERRYSKQEILELYLNKVYLGGGTYGVNAASKYYFGHSAREITPAEAAILVIQLSNPVYYNPFEYPNRAMERQKYVLDEMAKTGFLTKDEAEQSFDDFWLNFDYTRINSSAYFMREDKAPWFSEFVRKELEKMMYGTMDVYTGGYTVHTTMNMKQQLAAQDIMQRYIAWANNSYNRTRSSRKSSAVSTYIPMTELLSLVFDIPQLKISEQRNEVVTMAAFKNTVNPTLDVLSLMFGIEELKIDVVNRVNAQTTETRKKNKIEGTMIALENATGYITALVGGSEYGQDNQFIRAVQARVQPGSSFKPLYYTAAIASKKFTATSVIYDVPTIFKKDDGTLYIPQNNKGEWYGPVQLWYALTRSMNVPSLKILREIGFDAAINQAGALLGLKPEEYAERKLEKVYPIGLGVCSVRPIEMARAFAIFANQGKEVVPMAIRSVEDRNGKVILNPERDIRVAQQAKGEAAQIISPQTAYIMTDLLTNTITNPKGTLGYGSNWGKKMQYKDANGRLYTIPAAGKTGTTQNWSDTWAIGFTPYYTAAFWFGFDAKGESMGTDLNGSSLPGPAWGDFMKVANEGLPYKAFAKPSSGITEATVCSVSGGILSPACGNNRTTKYYLDGTQPTGICELHTDRERAELLGTQRLSSEYYMSGVTRPKVSDDDGLKLDLSFLNGADSEPQTDTAPNEEETLPDFNKFFE, from the coding sequence ATGCGAAAAAATAAAGTTGTGATAATTCTTTTGTGCGCGCTGTCCGTCGTCCTTCCCGTTTTGTTCGGGGCGGGTTTGGGAGCGCTGCTCGGCATGACTCAAAATATAAAAAATAACGAACACTTTACCGAATTCACAAACGCGCTGCCCACGCGGCTTTTGGATATAAACGGCGAACTCATTACCGAATTCGCGTCGGACGAAAAGCGCGAAATGATTACTTTAAACGAATTGCCGCAGCATTTAATCGACGCGCTTATAACGCGCGAAGACAATATCTTTTTTAAGCACGCGGGTTTCAGCATAAAGTCGATTGTGCGCGCCTTTGCCGGAAAACTCTTACACCGTCAGATGGGCGGCGGCAGTACGCTTACACAACAAATCGCCGGAACGCTTTACACGGACCGTACCGCAATTACGTATACGCGCAAAATAAAGGAGCTGTGGTGGGCGATTCAAATGGAGCGCCGCTACTCGAAGCAGGAAATTCTGGAACTGTATTTGAACAAGGTATACTTGGGCGGCGGCACCTACGGCGTCAATGCCGCGTCAAAATACTACTTCGGGCACAGCGCGCGCGAAATCACTCCGGCCGAAGCGGCGATTTTGGTTATTCAGCTTTCGAATCCGGTTTATTACAATCCTTTTGAATATCCGAACCGCGCAATGGAGCGGCAAAAATACGTTTTGGACGAAATGGCTAAAACGGGTTTTTTAACCAAGGATGAAGCGGAACAAAGTTTCGACGATTTTTGGCTCAACTTCGACTATACCCGAATCAATTCTTCGGCTTATTTTATGCGGGAAGACAAGGCGCCGTGGTTCAGCGAATTTGTGCGCAAAGAGCTTGAAAAGATGATGTACGGCACGATGGACGTATACACGGGCGGTTACACCGTTCACACGACCATGAACATGAAGCAACAACTCGCAGCACAGGACATTATGCAGCGTTATATTGCGTGGGCAAACAATTCCTACAATCGAACGCGCTCATCCAGAAAATCGAGCGCCGTTTCGACTTATATTCCGATGACCGAGCTTTTGTCGCTCGTGTTCGACATTCCGCAGCTGAAAATCTCCGAACAGCGCAACGAAGTCGTTACGATGGCGGCTTTTAAAAATACCGTAAACCCGACGCTCGACGTTTTGTCGCTTATGTTCGGCATAGAAGAATTGAAAATCGACGTCGTAAACCGCGTGAACGCACAAACGACCGAAACGCGCAAAAAGAATAAAATCGAAGGCACGATGATCGCCCTTGAAAACGCTACCGGCTATATTACCGCCCTCGTCGGCGGAAGCGAATACGGACAGGATAATCAGTTTATACGCGCCGTGCAGGCTCGGGTGCAGCCGGGAAGTTCCTTTAAACCGCTGTATTACACGGCGGCAATCGCGTCGAAAAAGTTTACCGCCACCAGCGTTATTTACGACGTGCCGACCATATTCAAAAAAGATGACGGTACTTTGTACATTCCGCAAAACAACAAGGGCGAATGGTACGGTCCGGTGCAGTTGTGGTACGCGCTTACGAGGTCGATGAACGTTCCGTCGTTAAAAATCCTGCGCGAAATCGGTTTCGATGCGGCGATAAATCAGGCGGGAGCACTGCTGGGCTTAAAGCCCGAAGAATACGCCGAGCGCAAGCTCGAAAAAGTATACCCGATCGGCTTGGGCGTGTGTTCCGTGCGGCCGATAGAAATGGCGCGCGCTTTTGCAATTTTTGCGAATCAGGGAAAAGAAGTCGTTCCGATGGCGATCCGATCGGTTGAAGACCGGAACGGCAAAGTCATTTTGAATCCCGAACGCGACATCCGAGTTGCCCAGCAGGCAAAGGGAGAAGCCGCGCAAATTATCAGCCCGCAAACGGCCTACATTATGACCGACCTTTTAACGAATACGATAACAAACCCCAAAGGCACTTTAGGCTACGGTTCAAACTGGGGCAAAAAAATGCAGTACAAGGATGCGAACGGCAGACTGTATACGATTCCTGCAGCGGGTAAAACCGGCACGACGCAAAACTGGTCGGACACGTGGGCAATCGGCTTTACGCCCTATTACACCGCGGCGTTTTGGTTCGGCTTCGACGCGAAGGGGGAATCCATGGGAACCGACCTTAACGGCTCCAGCCTTCCCGGCCCGGCATGGGGCGATTTTATGAAAGTCGCCAACGAAGGGCTGCCGTACAAAGCTTTCGCCAAACCGTCAAGCGGTATAACCGAAGCGACCGTGTGTTCCGTATCGGGCGGCATACTATCGCCCGCATGCGGCAACAACCGCACGACAAAATACTACTTGGACGGCACGCAGCCGACCGGCATTTGCGAATTGCACACGGATCGCGAGAGAGCGGAATTGCTCGGCACGCAACGGCTTTCTTCCGAATACTATATGTCCGGCGTTACCCGGCCGAAGGTGTCCGACGACGACGGATTAAAACTCGATTTATCGTTCCTGAACGGCGCCGATTCCGAGCCGCAAACGGACACCGCGCCGAACGAAGAAGAAACGCTTCCCGACTTCAATAAATTTTTCGAATAA
- a CDS encoding ParB N-terminal domain-containing protein, translating to MLVHISDITVKKRIRKDVSGIDELADSIRKYGLLTPIILDDDYVLLAGYRRLQAAKRLGWTSIPATVVDASDKIGRMEIELEENVQRANFTEEELLEGYAALEKLKNPGLLRRIGRKIKNFFAVIFEAGRQSRADKRRKNALLSLTALFGIALAILSGVLHKGGYISYVLLTILNVVSAAAFLYGLFFFIRFTAGSKKKFSQPDREEN from the coding sequence ATGCTTGTACATATTTCCGATATTACGGTAAAAAAGCGCATACGAAAAGACGTTTCAGGCATCGACGAACTTGCCGACAGCATCCGCAAATACGGCCTTTTAACGCCGATTATTCTCGACGACGATTATGTGCTGCTTGCAGGCTACAGAAGGCTGCAGGCGGCAAAGCGATTGGGCTGGACGTCGATTCCGGCAACCGTTGTCGATGCAAGCGATAAAATCGGCCGCATGGAAATCGAATTGGAAGAAAACGTCCAGCGCGCAAATTTTACCGAAGAAGAATTGCTTGAAGGATACGCCGCCCTTGAAAAATTGAAAAATCCGGGCTTATTGCGCCGCATCGGACGCAAGATAAAAAACTTTTTTGCGGTGATTTTTGAAGCCGGAAGGCAAAGCCGCGCCGACAAACGGCGTAAAAACGCGCTGCTGTCGCTTACGGCCCTGTTCGGCATTGCGCTGGCAATCCTTTCGGGCGTACTGCACAAAGGCGGCTACATCAGTTACGTTTTGCTCACGATTTTAAACGTCGTATCGGCCGCCGCCTTTTTATACGGCTTGTTCTTTTTTATCCGCTTTACGGCCGGTAGCAAAAAAAAGTTTTCTCAACCCGACCGCGAAGAAAATTAA
- the tyrS gene encoding tyrosine--tRNA ligase, whose product MNTALTTLKERGFFQQCTDAERLSDLMDQGPVTFYVGSDPTAGSLHIGHLVPQFALRHLRKAGHIGIALIGGGTGRIGDPSGKTEMRKMLSYEQLDENVEKISAQLDRFIGFDGKTAFPENNKKWLCDLNYIDFLRDIGSCFSVNKMLTYEAYKKRMETGLSFLEFNYQLLQSYDFLMLYQRHNCRLQIGGDDQWGNIVAGVDLIRRKTGAEVFGLTFPLVTRSDGKKMGKSEKGALFLDKNLTSVFDFFQYWRNVADADVRKFFLLFTFLSIEEIDRICAGDINAAKEKLAWEVTKEIHGKEEADNALAGAKAAFSGGGDKEAMPTVSLERSALEAGIGVVDLFASACLGGSKSDIRRLIEQGGAVVNGKTVTDLKAVIGIKDADEAGEFVLRAGKKKFVRVVLG is encoded by the coding sequence ATGAATACAGCACTTACTACGCTGAAAGAACGCGGTTTTTTTCAGCAATGCACCGACGCCGAAAGGCTTTCCGACCTTATGGATCAGGGGCCGGTTACTTTTTATGTGGGAAGCGATCCGACCGCCGGCAGTTTGCATATCGGGCACTTGGTTCCGCAGTTTGCCTTGCGCCATTTGCGCAAAGCGGGCCATATCGGCATTGCGCTCATCGGCGGAGGTACCGGCCGTATCGGCGATCCTTCGGGCAAAACCGAAATGCGCAAAATGCTCAGCTACGAGCAGCTCGACGAAAACGTCGAGAAAATCAGCGCCCAGCTCGACCGCTTTATCGGCTTCGACGGAAAAACCGCCTTTCCCGAAAACAACAAAAAATGGCTCTGCGATCTCAATTATATAGATTTTTTGCGCGATATAGGTTCCTGTTTTTCCGTGAATAAAATGCTCACCTACGAAGCGTATAAAAAACGCATGGAAACGGGACTTTCGTTTCTTGAATTCAATTATCAGCTTTTGCAAAGCTACGATTTTTTAATGCTGTACCAGCGGCACAACTGCCGCCTGCAAATCGGCGGCGACGATCAATGGGGAAACATCGTTGCGGGCGTCGATTTGATTCGCCGCAAAACGGGCGCCGAAGTGTTCGGTCTTACCTTTCCGTTGGTAACGCGCAGCGACGGCAAAAAGATGGGTAAAAGCGAAAAGGGCGCGCTCTTTTTGGATAAGAATTTAACGAGCGTTTTCGACTTTTTCCAATATTGGCGAAACGTTGCCGATGCCGACGTGCGTAAATTCTTTTTGCTTTTTACCTTCCTTTCGATCGAAGAAATCGACCGCATATGCGCCGGCGACATAAACGCCGCAAAAGAAAAACTTGCGTGGGAAGTTACAAAGGAAATTCACGGCAAAGAAGAAGCCGACAATGCACTCGCCGGCGCAAAAGCCGCGTTTTCCGGCGGCGGCGATAAAGAAGCGATGCCGACCGTATCGTTGGAGCGTTCGGCTTTAGAGGCGGGAATCGGCGTTGTCGATCTGTTCGCTTCGGCCTGCTTGGGCGGATCGAAAAGCGATATCCGCCGCCTCATCGAGCAGGGCGGGGCGGTTGTAAACGGGAAAACCGTAACCGACCTTAAAGCCGTTATCGGCATAAAAGACGCCGATGAAGCGGGTGAATTTGTTCTTCGTGCGGGCAAAAAAAAGTTCGTGCGCGTTGTGCTCGGTTAG